The nucleotide window AAGATTCTTACCTTATGGAGTTTGTTAGGGAATTTACCTACGCCAATCAGGGCAAGGCTTTGTTTACTGGATTGAAAGGACTAGGTGAAATGATTTTTGAAGATTACGAACGAAACAGAATTAAACGATTAAAAGGTTAACGATATAATTATGAATATCGAACAGATAAAAACTTTAGGTGAATTAAAGAAAACAGGTTATAAAAGTCGAACCATTAAAAATGAACTTCGGCAAAATCTTATAGAAAAATTACGGAAGGGAGAATCGACCTTTAGTGGAATTCACGGGTATGAAAACACCGTAATACCGGAATTGGAACGAGCGATTTTATCGAGACATAATGTTAATTTACTTGGGCTTAGGGGGCAGGCGAAAACACGCCTTGCTCGAATGATGGTTGAATTGCTTGATGAATATATACCAGTTGTTGAGGGTTCAGAAATTAATGATGATCCATTTAACCCAATTAGTCGGTATGCCAAAGAATTGATTAAGGAGAAGGGAGATGAAACTCCAATAAGTTGGATGCACCGATCAGAACGTTTTGCTGAAAAATTGGCTACTCCAGATGTTACGGTTGCAGATATTATAGGGGATATCGATCCTATAAAAGCTGCCAATTTAAAATTGAGTTATGCGGATGACAGGGTAATCCATTATGGTATGATACCTCGTGCCAACCGCTGCATATTTGTAATTAATGAATTACCGGATCTACAAGCTCGAATTCAGGTGGCTTTATTCAATATCCTTCAAGAAGGTGATATACAAATACGCGGGTTTAAACTGAGGCTCCCATTAGACATGCAATTTGTCTTTACAGCAAATCCCGAGGATTATACCAATCGAGGAAGTATCGTAACACCATTGAAGGACCGTATTGGTTCTCAGATTTTAACCCATTATCCAGATTCAATTGAAATTGCAAAAGCGATAACAGTACAAGAAGCAAAATTAGATGGCAATCAATCCGAAATGATCAGTGTGCCAGAATTGGCAAGGGAACTGTTGGAGCAGATCTCGTTTGAGGCACGAGAGAGTGACTTAATTGACAGTAAAAGTGGGGTAAGCGCCAGGTTAAGCATAACCGCTTTCGAAAATTTAATTAGTACGGCTGAGCGAAGAGCTTTAAAAAATGAAGATGCAACCACATCCATTAGGATGGGAGATTTTACCGGAATTATTCCAAGCATTACCGGAAAGGTTGAACTTGTTTACGAAGGTGAACAGGAAGGAGCTTTCACAGTTGCTTATAATCTAATTGGAGATGCCGTTAAATCACTGTTCCCAACGATGTTTCCATCAATTCAAAAACTAGAAAAACAGAATGAAGAAACTCCTTATGATGCTATTGTGTCATGGTTTTTTAATAATAGCGATGGGTTTGAACTATTGGATGATATTGACGATGTTGAATATAAAAGACAATTAGATAGCGTTGAGCCATTGAAAAGTCTTGTGAAAGAATATCAACCTAATCTCGAAGGAGATGCGCTTTATTTCTGTATGGAATTTGTTCTGTGGGCCTTAGCCGAACATAAAAAATTAACTAAACACCGGTTTTATGACGGTATACAGTTTCAAGATCCTTATGGAAACTTTATAAATAAACTCTAATGATTAGATTTTGTAACCTTTAGGAATGGTTACGCCTTTTTTCAACACAACAATTCCGCTTTTAACAACATAGAGATCGGTTTCTTTATCTTCAGTATAAACACTTCCATCTATATGGACGTCATCTCCTATTCTGCAGTTTTTCTCAACGATGGCATTTTTAATAAAGCAGCGCTCACCAATACCCATCAATATGTCAATGTGATCATTCTCAATTTCGTCTAAAGATTCATAATAATCTGAACCCATCATATAGGTGTTTATAATAACACTGTCTTGCCCAATACGTGATCGGATACCAATGACGGATCGCTCGATTTTTGCTGCGCTAATTATGCATCCTTCAGCAATTACAGCATGTTCCATTTGAGCGACAAGAATTTTAGAAGTAGGTAATATACGCGCATTTGTATATACTCGTTGGGAAAGATCGTATAGGTTGAATTGTGGAATATTGTCTGTTAGTCCGATATTGGCTTCAAAAAATGAGTCTATATTCCCTATGTCTGTCCAATACCCTTCAAAGGGATAACTTAATATTTTTCTTTTACCAATGCTTTGAGGAATAATTTCCTTACCAAAATCCATGGTCTTCGGATCATTCATCAATTCAATCAGCAAATCCCTATTAAAGACATAAATTCCCATAGAGGCAAGGTAATTTCTACCTTGACTTTTCATTTCATCACTTACCTCTGAACCCCACTTTAATATTTCCTCTGAATTTGGTTTTTCGGTAAAGCTGGTAATTAAACTATCGCTATTTGTTTTTAAAATACCAAAAGAGGTTCCATCTTTTGCGTTAACTGGTAAAGTTGCAATTGTAATATCAGAACCACTTTCAGCGTGTCTGGCAATGAGATCATTGTAGTCCATCTGGTACAATTGGTCGCCAGAAAGTATAAGGGCATATTTAAATTGATGATTTAAAAAGTGATGCATACTTTGTCTAACTGCATCGGCGGTGCCTTGAAACCACTCTGTACTTGTCATGGTTTGTTCTGCGGCTAAAACATCGACGAATGCTGAACTGAAAAAACTAAAATGGTAAGTGTTTTTAATATGCCTATTTAATGAGGCCGAATTAAATTGAGTCAGTACAAACATTCTTTTAATGTCTGAATTGATACAATTAGAAATTGGGATATCCACCAACCTATATTTACCAGCAATCGGTACGGCCGGCTTAGAGCGTTTCTCTGTAAGTGGATATAATCGTGAGCCTTGGCCACCTCCTAAAATTATAGCTAGTACGTCGTTATTAATCATTTTAAAAGAGATTTATAAAGTTCTTCAGTTTGTTTAGCGATTGCAGACCAATCAAAATAATCTTCTACACGTTTTCTGCCATTAACAGCCATTTTTGCCCGTAACACAGGGTCATCCATCAAAGAATTAATTGCGGCTGCCAAGTCTTGAGCAAATTGTTCCGGATTTGCGGCTTCAAATGGTGCAATTGTTTCTTGTTCTAATGCCACCAAAATTCCTGTTTCTCCATCTACTACCACTTCCTTAATACCACCAACACTACTTGCTACAACGGCAGTACTACAAGCCATGGCCTCAATATTAATAATGCCAAACGGTTCATATATGGATGGGCAACAAAATACATCTGCATGTGAATAGAGTTGGATTACTTCTGATTTTGGAAGCATGTCTGCAATCCAAATAACATTTTTCCTGTTCTCTGTAACCGAATCTACTTTCTCTTTCATTTCCCTAGCGATAGCTTCGGTATCTGGTGCTCCGGCACAAAGTACTACTTGCACATCTGGGTTTATATAGTTTATTGCATTTACCAAATGAATAATTCCTTTTTGCCTGGTAATACGTCCAACAAAAAGCACATAAGGTTTGGTTTTGTCAATTCCATATTTATCTAAGGCCGAGGTTTCTGAAGTGGTTTGGTATTGTTCAAGATTTATACCATTGTAAATAACCTCAATTTTGTTTTCATCAACATCAAAATGCTTTAAAACATCTTCTTTAGTTTCTTTTGAAACAGCTATAACTGCATCTGCCATCTCAATAGCTGTTTTTTCTATCCAAGAAGAAGCCTGATATCCACGTCCTAATTGTTCGGCTTTCCATGGTCTTAAAGGTTCTAATGAATGTGTTGTAACAACTAATGGAGTGCCATAACACAATTTAGATAAAATTCCTGCAAATTGTGCATACCAAGTATGGCAATGAACCACATCAGCATCAACAATTCCTCCATTCATTTGAATACAGGTCAATAAGGTTTTGAAAATTGGTGCTATTTCTGAACGAGTATGTTCCAACGTTAAGGTCTCATTTTTAAAGCCTAAAACTCTTAAATGCTCTTCCTTAATAT belongs to Aegicerativicinus sediminis and includes:
- a CDS encoding magnesium chelatase, translated to MNIEQIKTLGELKKTGYKSRTIKNELRQNLIEKLRKGESTFSGIHGYENTVIPELERAILSRHNVNLLGLRGQAKTRLARMMVELLDEYIPVVEGSEINDDPFNPISRYAKELIKEKGDETPISWMHRSERFAEKLATPDVTVADIIGDIDPIKAANLKLSYADDRVIHYGMIPRANRCIFVINELPDLQARIQVALFNILQEGDIQIRGFKLRLPLDMQFVFTANPEDYTNRGSIVTPLKDRIGSQILTHYPDSIEIAKAITVQEAKLDGNQSEMISVPELARELLEQISFEARESDLIDSKSGVSARLSITAFENLISTAERRALKNEDATTSIRMGDFTGIIPSITGKVELVYEGEQEGAFTVAYNLIGDAVKSLFPTMFPSIQKLEKQNEETPYDAIVSWFFNNSDGFELLDDIDDVEYKRQLDSVEPLKSLVKEYQPNLEGDALYFCMEFVLWALAEHKKLTKHRFYDGIQFQDPYGNFINKL
- a CDS encoding glucose-1-phosphate adenylyltransferase; amino-acid sequence: MINNDVLAIILGGGQGSRLYPLTEKRSKPAVPIAGKYRLVDIPISNCINSDIKRMFVLTQFNSASLNRHIKNTYHFSFFSSAFVDVLAAEQTMTSTEWFQGTADAVRQSMHHFLNHQFKYALILSGDQLYQMDYNDLIARHAESGSDITIATLPVNAKDGTSFGILKTNSDSLITSFTEKPNSEEILKWGSEVSDEMKSQGRNYLASMGIYVFNRDLLIELMNDPKTMDFGKEIIPQSIGKRKILSYPFEGYWTDIGNIDSFFEANIGLTDNIPQFNLYDLSQRVYTNARILPTSKILVAQMEHAVIAEGCIISAAKIERSVIGIRSRIGQDSVIINTYMMGSDYYESLDEIENDHIDILMGIGERCFIKNAIVEKNCRIGDDVHIDGSVYTEDKETDLYVVKSGIVVLKKGVTIPKGYKI
- the glgA gene encoding glycogen synthase, which codes for MKVLFYTKEYPPHVYGGAGVHVEYLAAELAKLVEVEVRSFGDQDIKEEHLRVLGFKNETLTLEHTRSEIAPIFKTLLTCIQMNGGIVDADVVHCHTWYAQFAGILSKLCYGTPLVVTTHSLEPLRPWKAEQLGRGYQASSWIEKTAIEMADAVIAVSKETKEDVLKHFDVDENKIEVIYNGINLEQYQTTSETSALDKYGIDKTKPYVLFVGRITRQKGIIHLVNAINYINPDVQVVLCAGAPDTEAIAREMKEKVDSVTENRKNVIWIADMLPKSEVIQLYSHADVFCCPSIYEPFGIINIEAMACSTAVVASSVGGIKEVVVDGETGILVALEQETIAPFEAANPEQFAQDLAAAINSLMDDPVLRAKMAVNGRKRVEDYFDWSAIAKQTEELYKSLLK